The Hyphococcus flavus genome contains a region encoding:
- a CDS encoding class I SAM-dependent methyltransferase, translating to MNFLKILPYGFALAGLALGLSACGGDNNASSDPAADSEPAAPMDNAARLDAVLAGSHRSDEERARDQYRNPKETLLFFGIEPDMTVVEISPGGGWYTQVIAPYLKTGGGKLYATGFALEGASERALAANETFRTTYVEQPDIYGEVEMTYLGDGYHIAPEGSADAVVTFRNVHGWRDEGEAAANFAEFYRALKPGGILGVIDHRADGAELPRDGSSGYMYTDDVIAFATEAGFDYDAASEINANAADTKDHPFGVWTLPPVRRSSEIRGQEDPDFDRAAYDAIGESDRMTLKFRKPIAADGALLE from the coding sequence ATGAATTTTCTGAAGATCCTTCCTTATGGATTTGCATTGGCCGGGTTGGCGTTGGGGCTTAGCGCATGTGGAGGCGACAACAATGCGTCCAGCGACCCTGCAGCAGACTCTGAGCCAGCGGCGCCGATGGACAATGCGGCGCGTCTTGATGCGGTTCTGGCCGGCAGCCATCGATCAGACGAAGAGCGGGCTAGAGATCAATATCGCAACCCCAAAGAAACGCTGCTTTTCTTCGGCATTGAACCAGACATGACCGTCGTTGAAATATCTCCGGGCGGCGGCTGGTACACGCAAGTCATTGCGCCATACCTCAAGACAGGCGGCGGCAAACTCTATGCTACCGGTTTCGCGCTAGAAGGCGCAAGCGAGCGCGCCCTGGCCGCGAACGAAACATTTCGCACGACTTACGTGGAGCAACCAGACATCTATGGCGAAGTCGAGATGACCTATTTGGGTGACGGCTATCATATCGCGCCAGAAGGGTCAGCCGATGCTGTCGTTACGTTCCGTAACGTTCACGGTTGGCGGGATGAAGGAGAAGCGGCCGCGAATTTCGCCGAATTTTACCGCGCGCTGAAACCGGGCGGCATCCTGGGCGTTATCGATCACAGAGCCGATGGCGCCGAGTTACCTCGTGATGGGTCGTCTGGTTATATGTATACGGACGATGTGATCGCTTTTGCGACCGAAGCCGGGTTTGATTATGACGCCGCATCTGAAATAAACGCAAACGCCGCCGATACGAAAGATCATCCGTTCGGTGTCTGGACATTGCCGCCAGTACGTCGATCGTCTGAAATCCGCGGCCAGGAAGACCCGGATTTTGACCGCGCTGCTTATGACGCTATCGGCGAAAGCGACCGCATGACGCTAAAATTCCGTAAACCAATCGCTGCGGACGGCGCATTGTTGGAATAG
- a CDS encoding alpha/beta hydrolase has protein sequence MSRFIEIDDNPVPDGAEAMEFSAPDGARLRGGFFPVDNARATVVLMTGWPEFIEKYFEVIEDLRARKFNVAMMDWRGQGLSDRKSAPKIKWRKFFHLLMSDLRHFMELHVKARFNGPYILMTHSMGGMSALLLLASGYPAFERAVLCAPMTRLLREPHNKITDFISGLAVIFGAAAIPVIRKRDHAEHFEGNIFTSDPVRHARFRQLLHTAPEAANKAPTYGWVNAAIKASYSIHRPHALDGIKTPTLIITAGKERQIDGTDHAVIAAANPNIRLKTVPGSLHEIMMEQDEMRTAYFDAFDEFVEPIFQP, from the coding sequence GTGAGCCGCTTCATTGAAATCGACGACAACCCAGTACCCGACGGCGCTGAAGCTATGGAGTTTTCCGCCCCTGACGGAGCAAGACTACGCGGCGGCTTTTTTCCCGTAGATAATGCGCGCGCTACAGTCGTGCTTATGACTGGCTGGCCTGAGTTCATCGAGAAATACTTCGAAGTTATCGAAGATTTACGCGCACGCAAATTTAACGTTGCGATGATGGATTGGCGCGGACAAGGGCTTTCTGACCGCAAGAGCGCGCCAAAAATAAAATGGCGTAAATTTTTTCATCTGCTCATGAGTGACTTGCGGCATTTTATGGAATTGCATGTAAAGGCGCGCTTTAACGGACCATACATATTAATGACCCATTCCATGGGCGGCATGTCAGCGCTATTGCTGCTTGCAAGCGGATATCCGGCGTTTGAGCGTGCTGTTCTTTGTGCGCCAATGACGCGGCTGCTCCGCGAACCGCATAACAAGATCACAGACTTTATCTCCGGCCTTGCTGTCATCTTTGGCGCCGCCGCAATACCGGTTATACGAAAAAGAGATCACGCTGAGCATTTTGAAGGAAATATTTTTACCAGTGATCCGGTCCGTCACGCCCGATTCAGACAATTACTTCATACCGCGCCGGAAGCAGCAAATAAGGCGCCGACCTATGGCTGGGTAAATGCAGCGATAAAGGCCAGCTACAGTATTCATCGCCCGCACGCGCTTGACGGAATAAAAACTCCTACTTTGATCATCACAGCAGGAAAAGAACGCCAGATTGACGGTACAGACCATGCTGTAATCGCCGCCGCAAATCCGAATATTAGGCTGAAGACCGTTCCTGGCTCGCTCCATGAGATCATGATGGAACAAGATGAGATGCGGACAGCGTATTTTGATGCATTTGATGAATTCGTAGAGCCCATTTTTCAGCCCTAG
- a CDS encoding inositol monophosphatase family protein codes for MPHTSALMTVMINAARKAARGLVRDFGEAQALQVSRKGAADFVSRADLKAEEEIYEELSKARPKYGFVMEEKGEVEGSDNSNRWIIDPLDGTTNFLHGLPQFAISIALERDRQPYAGVVYNPATDELFWAEKGEGAYLNDRRIRVSGRTDLSTCLFACGLPFAGRPGRKQALEETKRVLRETSGIRRFGAAALDLAFVAAGRFDAFWERNLNIWDVAAGACLVREAGGMVSEIEGGKHYLTAGSILATNPEIYEKAQNLLRD; via the coding sequence ATGCCGCATACCTCTGCCCTTATGACCGTCATGATTAACGCCGCCCGCAAGGCGGCGCGCGGACTTGTACGCGATTTTGGCGAGGCTCAGGCGCTCCAAGTTTCAAGGAAAGGCGCGGCTGATTTCGTCTCTCGCGCTGACCTCAAGGCTGAAGAGGAAATTTACGAGGAACTTTCCAAGGCTCGGCCAAAATATGGTTTCGTCATGGAAGAGAAGGGAGAAGTTGAAGGTTCTGATAATTCCAATCGATGGATAATCGACCCTCTCGACGGAACTACAAACTTTCTTCATGGATTACCACAATTCGCAATCTCGATTGCCCTTGAACGTGACCGTCAGCCCTATGCCGGCGTTGTCTATAATCCGGCAACCGATGAATTGTTCTGGGCTGAAAAAGGGGAAGGCGCTTACCTTAACGATCGTCGTATCCGCGTTTCCGGACGTACAGACCTAAGTACTTGCCTTTTTGCCTGCGGATTGCCTTTCGCAGGACGTCCCGGACGCAAGCAAGCGCTGGAAGAAACAAAACGTGTCTTGAGAGAAACCTCAGGCATTCGAAGGTTCGGCGCTGCGGCTTTGGACTTGGCTTTTGTCGCCGCCGGCCGCTTCGATGCATTCTGGGAACGCAACCTTAATATCTGGGACGTCGCAGCGGGCGCATGTCTCGTGCGCGAAGCTGGCGGCATGGTCAGCGAAATCGAGGGCGGAAAGCATTACCTAACCGCCGGCTCAATTCTGGCGACAAATCCGGAAATCTATGAAAAAGCCCAAAATCTGCTAAGAGACTAG
- a CDS encoding Hsp20 family protein, with the protein MRTFDLTPLYRSTVGFDRVFDLLDTMGKTDTSGYPPYNIERVDENDYRITLAVAGFADDELDVELHENTLTVTGNRSETDNGRTFLHQGIAGRSFQRRFQLAEHVEVAGASLVNGLLNIELRREIPESAKPRKISIGGDKAGNVKVLKDADAA; encoded by the coding sequence ATGCGCACTTTTGATCTAACCCCCCTTTATCGTTCAACCGTCGGCTTTGACCGCGTTTTCGACTTGCTCGATACCATGGGCAAGACCGACACTAGCGGTTATCCGCCCTACAACATTGAACGAGTTGATGAAAATGATTACCGCATCACTCTCGCAGTCGCAGGGTTTGCTGACGACGAGCTTGATGTGGAACTGCACGAGAATACGTTGACCGTGACTGGCAATCGAAGCGAGACCGACAATGGCCGCACATTCCTGCATCAAGGTATTGCAGGTCGATCTTTCCAGCGCCGTTTTCAGCTCGCCGAACATGTGGAAGTCGCCGGCGCAAGTCTTGTAAACGGGCTCTTGAATATTGAACTGAGACGGGAAATCCCGGAATCGGCAAAGCCCCGCAAGATTTCAATTGGCGGCGACAAAGCCGGCAATGTCAAAGTCCTGAAAGACGCTGACGCCGCTTAA
- a CDS encoding inositol monophosphatase family protein, with the protein MSFTPQDLSEFAAFANRLADAARLKTLPRFRNGIPIVNKLEETPGDDFDPVTDADREGERAIRDLIETTYPEHGILGEEFEERAGKSAWRWILDPVDGTRAFVCGCATWTTLIALEREGEPVLGLIDQPFINERWVGFSSSVTYSVGGKDVNARTSGVRELAAARISTTDPLASAYYSEKEAQSFARVNAASRVARFSMDAYAYGLLAIGELDLVLETCLKRHDYAALIPIVEGAGGVVTNWRGHAVGTDDRGEVIAAATPELHEAALKLLTT; encoded by the coding sequence ATGTCTTTTACACCTCAAGATCTTTCTGAATTCGCCGCCTTTGCAAACCGGCTGGCTGACGCCGCCCGGTTGAAAACATTGCCTCGTTTCCGCAATGGCATCCCCATCGTCAATAAGCTCGAAGAAACCCCGGGGGATGATTTCGACCCTGTCACCGACGCTGATCGGGAAGGCGAGCGCGCTATTCGGGACTTAATTGAGACAACCTATCCTGAACATGGAATCCTTGGAGAAGAATTCGAAGAGCGTGCAGGGAAATCCGCTTGGCGCTGGATTCTGGATCCGGTTGACGGTACGCGCGCATTTGTATGTGGTTGCGCGACATGGACGACGTTGATTGCGCTTGAGCGCGAAGGGGAGCCAGTGCTTGGGCTAATCGATCAGCCATTCATAAATGAGCGCTGGGTCGGCTTTAGCAGCAGTGTAACATACAGTGTTGGCGGTAAGGATGTGAATGCCAGGACGAGCGGCGTAAGGGAGCTTGCCGCCGCCCGAATTTCTACTACTGACCCGCTGGCGAGCGCTTATTACTCAGAAAAGGAAGCACAGTCGTTTGCGCGCGTTAATGCAGCCTCACGTGTGGCGCGCTTCAGCATGGATGCTTATGCTTATGGGCTACTGGCGATTGGCGAGCTGGATCTTGTGTTGGAAACTTGTTTGAAGCGTCATGACTATGCTGCGCTTATTCCTATTGTTGAGGGCGCCGGCGGCGTCGTCACCAATTGGCGAGGGCATGCGGTGGGGACGGATGATCGAGGCGAAGTTATCGCCGCGGCAACGCCGGAGCTGCATGAGGCGGCGCTAAAACTTTTAACGACTTAA
- a CDS encoding helix-turn-helix domain-containing protein, which translates to MAHPIDIHVGKRLRQRRRLLGLTQEKLANAVDIRFQQIQKYESGSNRISASRLWSLAKALDVSISYFFEGMNGAEPKLDINLREEYGFAEAPAEGLLEEKETMDLVRYYYRLDEEPRRRLLDLARALSNEG; encoded by the coding sequence ATGGCGCATCCGATTGATATTCATGTGGGCAAAAGACTTAGGCAGCGACGCCGGCTTTTGGGATTAACCCAGGAAAAACTGGCGAATGCCGTTGATATTCGCTTTCAGCAAATCCAAAAATACGAAAGTGGCTCCAACAGGATTTCGGCGTCGCGTCTATGGTCTTTAGCGAAAGCCCTCGACGTGTCCATTTCGTATTTTTTCGAAGGCATGAACGGCGCCGAGCCGAAGCTCGATATCAATCTTCGCGAAGAGTACGGGTTTGCGGAAGCGCCTGCTGAAGGCCTTCTGGAAGAAAAAGAAACAATGGATCTTGTCCGTTACTATTATCGTCTCGACGAAGAACCCCGTCGGCGCCTGCTGGATCTTGCGCGTGCTTTATCCAACGAAGGTTAG